The proteins below come from a single Anguilla rostrata isolate EN2019 chromosome 3, ASM1855537v3, whole genome shotgun sequence genomic window:
- the LOC135249675 gene encoding protocadherin gamma-A12-like, with protein MEYKAPLVSLLKCCCALALLVMPLTTGDISFSIPEEMKRGSVIGNIAKDIGVDVKSLAVRQARIDTERSRRRYCDIDLNSGNLIVFERIDREALCGQKVSCALKFELVLENPLELHSISLHIQDINDNLPQFANDVIKLEIREAADKGARFPLDEAHDADIGQNAVQSYTLQRNDNFVLDVQTSTDGRKYGELVLEKELDREEQQEITLLLTAADGGTPQRSGTVVIHVTVLDANDNRPVFSQAVYKVSLPENSALGAVVVTVSATDADEGANGDVTYEFGRVPNEVKKMFSLDRKTGQVTLNGDLDFEENLNYEMRIQAKDGSGLASYSTVILEITDVNDNAPEVILKSLKNPIPESAVTGTEVGIINVQDKDSGDNRQVRCSIQQNVPFKLVPSIKNYYSLVTTSELDRELVSDYNITITATDEGSPPLSSSKTVQLSVSDVNDNPPTFDEQSYSAYVTENNKPGTSVIVVRARDPDWRQNGTIFYSLLSSEVSGVPVSSFLSINGDTGVIHAVRSFDYEQSRSFKVQVVARDNGSPPLSSNVTVSVFITDENDNSPQILYPAPLGNSIMTEMVPKAAHAGSLVSKVIAVDADSGQNSWLSYQILKSTDLTLFTIGLHSGEIRTQRDISLSDDMKQNIVVSVKDNGQPSLSTTCTVYLLISDNLADVPELKDMSYDENSSKLTSYLIIALVSVSTFFLTFIILIISVKFCRRRNPRLLFDGAVAIPSAYFPPNYSDVDGTGTLRSSYNYDAYLTAGSRTSDFKFVGSSNDAILPTDLTLKRSQNETLNGESTLHRTRVNELEEEIKLVSL; from the exons ATGGAATACAAAGCCCCTCTCGTTTCCCTGCTTAAATGCTGTTGTGCTCTCGCCCTGCTTGTAATGCCGCTAACGACCGGAGATATCAGCTTTTCTATTCCGGAGGAGATGAAACGCGGATCAGTCATTGGAAATATAGCGAAGGACATCGGCGTGGATGTTAAAAGTCTGGCTGTCCGACAAGCTCGTATCGACACTGAAAGGAGCCGCCGACGTTATTGCGACATTGATCTGAATTCTGGCAATTTGATTGTGTTTGAAAGGATTGACCGAGAAGCTCTTTGTGGCCAGAAGGTTTCGTGTGCTCTGAAATTTGAGCTCGTATTGGAGAATCCTCTAGAATTGCACAGTATATCGCTTCATATTCAAGACATTAATGACAACCTGCCACAATTTGCAAACGACGTAATAAAATTGGAGATCAGAGAAGCGGCGGATAAAGGAGCTCGCTTTCCCTTGGATGAGGCCCACGACGCTGATATAGGGCAGAACGCGGTTCAAAGCTACACGTTACAAAGGAAtgataattttgttttggacGTACAAACTAGCACCGACGGAAGGAAATACGGCGAATTAGTGTTAGAAAAAGAGCTAGACCGTGAAGAACAACAGGAAATTACATTATTACTTACTGCGGCTGACGGTGGGACCCCGCAGAGATCTGGTACTGTAGTTATACACGTCACAGTGCTTGATGCGAACGATAACAGACCTGTGTTTAGCCAGGCAGTTTATAAAGTCAGCCTGCCTGAAAATTCTGCTTTAGGTGCTGTAGTGGTAACAGTCAGCGCCACTGACGCAGACGAGGGAGCCAATGGTGATGTGACATATGAATTTGGTCGTGTTCCgaatgaagtgaaaaaaatgttttccctggaTCGTAAAACAGGACAGGTTACACTTAATGGTGATCTCGATTTCGAAGAGAATTTGAATTACGAAATGAGAATTCAGGCCAAAGATGGGTCAGGTTTAGCGTCGTATTCAACAGTCATTTTAGAAATAACTGATGTGAATGACAACGCCCCTGAGGTAATTTTGAAATCTCTGAAGAATCCCATCCCAGAAAGCGCAGTAACTGGCACAGAGGTGGGCATCATTAATGTTCAGGATAAAGATTCAGGGGATAATCGACAGGTCCGCTGTTCCATTCAACAAAATGTTCCTTTCAAGTTAGTCCCCTCAATCAAAAATTATTACTCACTGGTAACTACAAGTGAACTAGACCGCGAACTAGTGTCTGATTACAACATAACAATTACAGCTACAGACGAGGGCTCTCCACCACTGTCTTCTTCAAAAACTGTGCAGTTATCTGTGTCAGATGTGAATGACAATCCACCTACTTTTGATGAGCAGTCGTACAGCGCCTATGTGACTGAAAATAACAAACCTGGCACTTCTGTCATTGTTGTGAGGGCGAGAGACCCAGACTGGAGACAGAACGGCACGATTTTTTATTCTCTGTTGTCGAGTGAGGTCAGTGGTGTTCCTGTGTCTTCGTTTTTATCGATTAACGGAGACACCGGTGTGATCCATGCAGTGAGATCATTTGATTATGAGCAGTCCAGAAGCTTCAAAGTGCAGGTGGTTGCCAGAGACAACGGGTCTCCTCCACTCAGCAGTAacgtgactgtgagtgtgttcatAACTGATGAGAATGATAACTCTCCACAGATACTATATCCTGCGCCTCTGGGAAACTCTATCATGACCGAGATGGTCCCCAAAGCTGCTCATGCAGGCTCCCTCGTTTCCAAGGTGATCGCTGTCGATGCAGACTCTGGACAAAATTCCTGGTTGTCCTATCAGATCCTGAAATCGACTGATCTGACACTTTTTACAATTGGTCTTCACAGCGGAGAGATCAGGACGCAGCGAGACATTTCTCTATCTGATGATATGAAGCAAAACATTGTTGTATCAGTGAAAGATAACGGACAGCCCTCTCTCTCGACAACCTGCACAGTATACCTCCTGATTTCGGATAACTTGGCAGATGTTCCAGAGCTTAAAGATATGTCGTATGACGAGAACAGTTCCAAATTAACTTCATATTTGATCATAGCGCTCGTCTCTGTGTCCACTTTCTTCCTGACGTTCATTATTCTTATAATTTCCGTGAAGTTTTGCCGTAGAAGAAACCCCAGACTGTTATTTGACGGCGCTGTGGCCATTCCCAGCGCATATTTCCCTCCCAATTACTCAGACGTTGACGGAACAGGAACACTTCGCAGTTCTTACAATTATGATGCCTACTTAACTGCTGGCTCGCGCACTAGCGACTTCAAGTTCGTCGGTTCTTCAAATGACGCCATACTGCCTACTGATCTAACTCTGAAGAGGAGTCAAAATGAAACTCTGAACGGAGAATCAACCCTCCACAGGACAAGAGTTAACGAG TTAGAGGAAGAGATTAAACTTGTCTCCCTTTGA
- the LOC135250066 gene encoding protocadherin beta-16-like: MGTFLRIDLNMDRRGFSVTGASCCWFFFLLTMPASFGDVSYSVPEELKRGSVIGNIANDLGVDFKSLSLRKARLQTEGSSKRYCDINLNSGDLIVAERIDREQLCGQKAVCSLKYELVLENPLDLHRVVVQIEDINDNSPKFAKDMIRLEIQESADKGARFPVNEAHDADIGQNAVQSYTLQRNDHFVLAVQTNIDGGKYAELVLEKELDREEQQEVSLLLTAADGGTPQRSGTVVIHITVLDANDNIPVFNQAIYKVSLPENSHLGAVVVTVSASDADEGANGEVTYEFSRISDEAKDLFSLDHKTGEIRVTGPIDFEEESSYELRIEGKDGAGLASHTKVIVDITDVNDNAPVIFVTSLSNSVPESAPPGTEVGIINVQDIDSEDNSQVRCFIQGHVPFKLMPSIKNFYSVVTTGVLDRELQSEYNISLAASDEGSPPLSSFKTLYVSISDVNDNPPTFDERSYSAYVTENNKPGTSVISVRARDPDWRQNGTILYSLLSSEVSGVPVSSFLSINGDSGVIHAVRSFDYEQCRSFKVQVVARDNGSPPLSSNVTVSVFITDENDNSPLILYPAPLGNSIMTEMVPKAAHAGSLVSKVIAVDADSGQNAWLSYQILKSTDPGLFTIGLHSGEIRVQRDIAESDTMKQNLVISVKDNGQPSLSTTCAVYLLISDNLAELPELKDMSHEENSSKLTFYLIIALVAVSTFFLTFIVLIVVVKFYRRRKPRLLFDSAVAIPSAYFPPNYAEVEGAGTLRSSYNYDTYLTTGSRTSDFKFVRSFNDGTLPADQTLKRSPHETSEQGAMTEDGSEFSTLVNKNIYCSKCRNPKLFHLQVCLNSFSPDLTSLNLHMQ; the protein is encoded by the coding sequence ATGGGAACGTTCTTACGGATCGACCTTAACATGGACCGTAGAGGCTTCTCTGTTACCGGAGCGAGTTGCtgttggtttttctttcttttaaccATGCCAGCTTCGTTTGGAGATGTGAGCTATTCTGTTCCGGAGGAGCTAAAACGCGGCTCCGTCATTGGGAATATTGCAAATGATCTTGGGGTGGATTTTAAAAGTCTGTCGCTTCGCAAGGCTCGCTTACAGACTGAAGGAAGCAGCAAGCGCTATTGTGACATCAATCTGAATTCTGGCGATTTGATTGTGGCCGAGAGGATCGATAGAGAACAGCTTTGCGGCCAAAAGGCTGTGTGTAGTCTAAAATACGAGCTGGTGCTTGAAAATCCGTTGGATTTACACCGTGTTGTTGTGCAAATTGAGGATATAAATGACAACTCGCCTAAGTTCGCGAAGGATATGATCAGACTGGAAATTCAAGAATCTGCCGATAAAGGCGCCCGCTTTCCAGTGAATGAGGCACACGATGCGGATATAGGGCAGAACGCAGTTCAAAGCTACACACTTCAAAGGAATGATCATTTTGTTCTGGCCGTTCAGACGAATATAGACGGAGGAAAATACGCTGAATTAGTTTTAGAAAAAGAATTGGATCGCGAGGAACAGCAGGAGGTTTCATTGTTACTTACAGCTGCCGACGGAGGGACGCCTCAGAGATCTGGGACCGTAGTTATTCACATCACTGTGCTGGATGCTAACGATAACATCCCCGTGTTTAACCAAGCCATTTATAAAGTCAGTCTTCCTGAAAATTCTCATTTAGGTGCCGTTGTGGTCACAGTCAGCGCCAGTGATGCAGACGAGGGAGCCAATGGAGAGGTGACATATGAATTCAGTCGCATTTCCGATGAGGCGAAAGATTTATTTAGTCTTGATCACAAAACTGGGGAAATTCGAGTAACGGGACCCATTGATTTCGAAGAAGAGTCTAGTTATGAGCTGCGCATTGAAGGTAAAGACGGAGCTGGATTAGCTTCGCATACCAAAGTAATAGTCGATATCACTGATGTGAACGACAATGCACCAGTGATATTTGTGACGTCATTGTCTAACTCAGTGCCTGAGAGCGCGCCACCTGGCACAGAGGTAGGCATCATTAATGTTCAGGACATCGATTCAGAAGATAATAGTCAAGTTCGGTGCTTCATTCAAGGACATGTACCTTTCAAATTGATGCCTTCTATCAAAAATTTTTATTCAGTTGTAACAACTGGTGTCCTGGACCGGGAACTCCAGTCAGAATACAATATTTCACTGGCTGCGTCAGACGAAGGCTCCCCACCCTTATCTTCCTTTAAAACACTGTATGTGTCCATCTCAGATGTGAATGACAATCCACCTACATTTGATGAGCGGTCGTACAGCGCCTATGTGACTGAAAATAACAAACCTGGCACCTCTGTCATTTCTGTGAGGGCGAGAGACCCAGACTGGAGACAGAACGGCACGATTTTATATTCTCTGTTGTCCAGTGAAGTCAGTGGTGTGCCCGTGTCTTCATTTTTATCGATTAACGGAGACTCCGGTGTGATCCATGCAGTGAGATCATTTGATTATGAGCAGTGCAGGAGTTTCAAAGTTCAGGTTGTTGCCAGAGACAACGGTTCCCCTCCACTAAGCAGCaatgtgactgtgagtgtgttcatAACAGATGAGAATGATAACTCTCCACTGATACTATATCCTGCGCCTCTCGGGAACTCCATCATGACTGAGATGGTCCCTAAAGCTGCTCATGCAGGCTCTCTGGTTTCCAAGGTGATCGCTGTGGATGCAGACTCTGGACAGAACGCATGGCTGTCCTATCAGATCCTGAAATCCACTGATCCTGGACTTTTCACCATTGGTCTCCACAGCGGGGAGATCAGGGTGCAGCGGGACATTGCTGAATCGGATACTATGAAACAAAACCTTGTCATATCAGTGAAAGATAATGGACAGCCATCTCTCTCGACAACCTGCGCTGTGTATTTACTAATTTCAGATAATTTGGCAGAACTTCCGGAGCTGAAAGATATGTCACATGAGGAGAACAGTTCTAAATTAACTTTCTATTTGATCATTGCTCTGGTCGCAGTTTCCACCTTCTTCCTGACGTTTATTGTCCTCATTGTGGTCGTAAAGTTTTACCGCAGAAGAAAGCCCAGGCTGTTGTTTGACAGCGCAGTAGCCATTCCCAGCGCATATTTCCCTCCCAACTACGCGGAGGTGGAGGGAGCAGGAACACTTCGCAGTTCCTACAATTATGACACTTACTTAACGACTGGGTCACGCACGAGCGACTTCAAGTTTGTTCGCTCGTTTAATGACGGCACACTCCCTGCTGATCAAACGCTGAAGAGGAGCCCCCATGAAACTAGTGAACAGGGCGCAATGACAGAGGATGGGTCAGAATTCTCCACTctggtaaataaaaatatatattgttctAAATGTCGTAATCcaaaattgtttcatttacaAGTTTGTTTAAACAGTTTTTCTCCAGATTTAACCAGTTTGAATTTGCACATGCAGTAG